aagctaccttataacttattatatgagtttataagcttgttacaaaaaattagaggtgtttggtaacaagctttttttactagcttataactttttttcaaatgttatttcaagtagcgtttgagcttataactttttacactttatttcatttttaccctttaatttaataactacccactctaaaaaagaaactacccattatcaattatgtcattttatatttattaaccactttaaaagctaattttaccaaacactttaatttcaattagttagtttttcagctatcagctataagctagcttattagcTGTCAGCTATcggctagcttataacttatttttttaaaaaaaaaaaaacccatgtAACTTTGCAAGctctattattttttacttgCTTCCCTTGTATTGAACCATcaataaattacataaaaaaatgaaCCTTCAGTAaattttgccattttttttaaaaagtccTATTATATCTccccaaaaaattataatagttAGATTTTTAAGCAACTCACAACCCACTTTTAtatctttttaatttgtttgaagaaaatgaatatAGGGAGATATTGTTCTAGTCCAAAGAAAAAAACACTTTGAACAAAACAATTCTCACATAgagacatatatatatgatatttttgaaaaaaacacTTTGAACAAAACAATCAATCAATAATACTTACAGTCCGATACGCACAAAGTGGCACTGTAGATCGGCAAATTTGGGTTTTCTGCTCCTGTTCACCATTCCAAATCGCGTGCCATGTCGATTCCCTTTTGCTTCTTTGTTCTGCCgattccctttttcttctttgttctgtTGCGATTCCCTTTTCCTTCTTTGTTCTGTCgattccctttttcttctttgttctgtTGCGTTTCTCATTCCTTTTCctgttttgttttgatacatTTAATGCCTTTTCGATTTCCTTTTTGATCTCCTTTTCAATTTCCTTTGTCTTCTTTCGCGTTCAATTTGCTACATGGATGGGTTTGGGTAAGCTTTTCGCCCACTTGCTTGTTTTACGTTCGTCTGGATTCAGCGGAAAGGTATTTGTCGGAATACTTTCCATTTTGTGACGGATGCAGGCTGAAAGGGATTTGGCAGAAGGTTTGCTTTTGTGCTTGATTTGTCTCGTTTCCATTTTGTTTTGCCCATATGTATCGGTTTTGATTTCTTTCTCCTTCATTCCGTCTCGCTCTCTCTTTTGTGGTGGTTGTTCTTTTTCGTTTTTGTATTCTCTCAAATGGCTGGTAGGTTTAATTTCTTCATTAATCTAAATCCCAATTGAATATTGATTGTTTTTCCCCTGTTTCATTCTACAGGTTCTTGCCAGATTTGTTTCATCGGTTTGTTATGACCTGATTTGttcttcatatttattttatttctaatttttacaGTTTTATTGTGTGTTCATTACTCTCATATTTCTTCATGTTCGCCCTGTTTTTGCAGAGGAGTTTATGTCCGACCTATTTGTGCATACAAGGTGAGTTTTGCTTAACAACCATTCTCTTTTAAGGTTgctgttttgattgtttttaTCATGTGATCAAAGCATTCTTACCATGCTTTAGAATTTGTCAACCCTGTTTTCTTAATTTTCAGACTGCAGTTAACAGTATGTTTCTTAATCAtgttttcattttgttcatAGTATTCATATTTGTggaatatttatttactttcatACATCTTTTGCATGACTTGTTTGTGCAGTTGATTCGAATTTGTTCTTTCTGTAGCCTTTCTATTTTGTGTTGGTTggtttgtgtttctttttttatttttttcagtgACAATCGAGTTGTGCTTTTGCCTCCGATGAACGGTTGTGGCAGCGACGAGTCTCTTCCTTCCGGCGACAGCCGATTGTGTATGTGAGTGGATAAACTGATAATTTactttctgaatttgtttataaaaaatcaaGTTTTTGACCCttgaatgttttatttatttgtcacCGTTTGGGCTAAAATCAACCAAAATAGTAGGCAATTTTAAAGAATATTGCACACACTAATCAACTGAGGTTATTGTTTCTTCATATTCATCATacatgattaatatttttgtgATACTGTGTTACACTAACTTAAATGCATAGAGCTTGTGGAGAATGAGAAAACAGAAGATTATGAAGCTCTAAATGTTCGTGCTAGAGCGCTTAAAGGGTTGAGTGAACTTGTCAAGGGAGATATTAACTCAGGTAGTGCTAAATTCTAATGGTTTATTTGTTATCAATTTATTGTTGCTTCATGATGAGTTGTTTATTATGCTTTGTTTCAGCTGAATTTACTTTGACGAATCTCTACGCAACAAGCTATGTGAaggtatctttttttttttttttgtagaagtGTGAAGGTATCTTTCTTTCTGTGGTACTTATTACTGAATCAGTCATTATTCGACCCTGGATTGAAGTTTTGTAATGTATGTAGGCAATGCTGCTCTATCATATGCGGAGCTCCAACAAACAAGGCAGAACTACACAGTGGCTAAAGAGATTTATCAGCATGTTTTAGAAGGAGCCAGTGAACTTGAAAAGAGTGGCAATGTATACTTAGGAGGTGGTAACTTGAACATGGAGGGTTTAATGATGCAGGCCATGTGTGGTTTAGGACAACTTGGATCACATTTGAGGTAggcttaatttttctttttatggttTTCCTTACCATGTGTTGCTTTTTAAACTTTTCACGTCATCATACTCTATATATcactaataaataataatttctgTTTTAGTAACTTCCGTAAGGCCGAGGAGCATTTGACAAAGGCATTAGCCAAGGCAGAGCTTATCTATGGTGACTTGTTTATTCTTTTGACCTGTTACTGTTACCTTatctcaatttaaaaaattcatactGCATTATAATTGAGCTTGGTCATGGCGTATTGTTCCTAATATCTTGTGGTTTTGTATTTGTTGAAGGTGAAACACATCCCAAGGTCGGTGTTATCTTAACAGGTATGGCTCTTATGTATAGGCGTAAAGCAATTGAGGAGAAATCAAGTTCGCTTGTGGTTCAAGAGGTTAGAACTCTTTGAATGTTGATTACTTGAGTTTTTAACTAATAGAATTTGTTAATAACATGCAGCGATAGTGAAAGCCCcattttgttttatgattttttttcaaaaaaaatatctaagaATTACTGATTAGTAATAAGTTGTTATGGTTTGGGAACAAAGGGTCGTGTCTCTTCTCTGAGTAGCTTTGGCTCTGGGGTTACAAGGGTTTACTTCTTTCTGTAATACTTAGCATGTCTCACCTGAACTTTTTAGCATTGCCATGCTTCTTTTGATGCACCTCCTATATAGTgtttttcttgcaaatcaatTAGTAATTGTACCATGAAAATCATTGACAGGGTCTCTACAATAAAGTTGCAAAAATTTTGAAGTTTCCAGCAGCTGAATCTGAAGGTAATATTGTTATGCCGCTTGGTTCCCTTTTGTCCATGTATTATCTATATTTATGAGATATGTACACAATGAATCAGGGTTATCAATTGTATTCTATAGCAGCAGTGCATTATGGCTGCTGGCCGTGGCCGCTTATAGATTTCAGATAGCAGAATGTTATTTATACTGTACTGTTGTAATTCATGGCCACAACCATGTCCATTTTTGCCGCTTTTGTGGCTTTTCAACTCTAATTTTGACATTTTCGCCATTCCCTGGCATTTGGTGTCAGACAATTTGAAACTGTTCTCAACTACACATACTTCTTAGTGCCTTCGTTACTCACATCGATCATACTCCTCTTTTGAAACTTGCTTGTCTTTTTCGTTAACCCTCTATTCTTGCTCTACTACACACTCACTCATTGTTCTGTCTTTCTAGACCAGATTGTTAGTTatgaatatctttaattttggGAAACCTTTATTCTTGAGAGCATTTATTTGCATAAAGCATAAAGCATAAACTAATCAATAGGTTTTCATTTGGTTCTGGATCTCTCTTGTTAGTTAGGCCTATAGATCTCTCTTGTTAGTTAGACCTATAGTTTTTATGATTTCTCTGTCTCAAACTACTCGACCATTTTTGTAGCATCTCTAACTATTATGGGTCTTCTTCACACATGTCCACACCACCTAAGATGAGCTTTCCATTTTTTCTACAATGGGAGCTATCTCAACTTTTTCTCTACCATTTATTTCATTCAGGATTGAAACCTAACTTTCTTTGTGTAGGTACTGATGCTGCTGCACCATCGGTTAAGAGAAATGATATAGTGGCTCTTGCAAGCGGTATGATGAATTCTTTGATCCTTTATAATTTATGATGAATGTGTTATCGACGGGTGATAATTATGCATGTCACAATGAATATACGAATTAAATGGTGATTTCTTAAATAAGTATAACTTCTCTTTCATGAATGTGTTCATCAAATGGTAACAATTATAGCCACTACAGATCAATATATTGCTTATTGTATGTGGTATAGGAGAAATGCTCAAGTCGAAATTGCTTACTATAGGTACTTTCATTTAAATTGAAATCCTGGTGGCTTAATCAGTTCATATTTTGATGCTGCATGATGAatggaaaattttaaattcatcgCTCTGTGTGTAACATTGTCCATGAAAGTGATTATATTTATGAGGCGTTCAATTTTAAGGCTCATTCTGTGCATGCTGGTAACTTAATCCTGACGAGtcctatatatttatattaattagttGCTCAATATTATAGGTGGATTAGCTGAAGTACTCAATGTCCAAGAAAATAGACGGAGTGAAGGAGAAAAGATGAAGAAGTTGTCCGAGTCCTTATGGAAAAACAGCAGGATGTCTCTGGATGATTTTCTAGGAAATACAGAAGCAAACATAAGTCCAGTTGTTGATGCTCGTATTTCCAGGCTTCTGTAAATTGATTCATCTTCTGCTGCTGTAGGTTTAGGTTGAACTAatgataaatgaaaaaaatgttaTGATGACAAGACACGTAAAGTGATGATTGTGGTGAAGCATTAGATGAATTCTTTATGGTAGTAACATAACACTATCCATTGTTGGATATATTAGTACTTTAATCAATGGATTAGGTTTAGTATTGGGAACTTATTCAAACTTGaaatttgaaactttcagaTGAAGTTCCTCTTGTTCTAATAATATTGATGCAAAATGACAATTAAGACACTTTGTCCAGTAAAATTGTTAAGattctttttcttatttgtcCAAAGATGTATTGGAGGGTGTTTGCTTCTTAAAATCTATTAAGtcaattattttactttttatcaGGAACTATCTGACTCTAATGGTATTGATAATCTAATGGACAAAAGATCCCTTGGTTATGCATATAGGAGTCGAGAAGGAGATGTCGAACGGACTCTAAAGACGGTCGAAACAGGAGTAGGTGGCAAGTTTGTGGACTAAATGCTGTTTGGTTCTCAATGTAGGCATATTCAGAAATATTTTTGCCTTTTCATTGATCAAAGTTTGCTTTTTATTCGGGAATTAGAAGTCTGGACTAAACCCAATAGTGAAAAATATCACCCAATGTATAGATCTTCTCTAAactattttaaagaaaattagCTCTTCCCATTTTCTTTGGTAACTAGAGTGGCCTTTTTGGTTAAAGCTTCTACACAGTATATGATGGTGCATGCATCTTTTTTTCCGAATATGACATTGTATACTATTGTACTGTTGCACTTTCTATATGACATCATATTTTAAGAGACCGATTAGGTTTATGTTGTGATTACAAAAGGGAAAacatttaaaattcaaataaccaaTATATTTGCAACGAAAATTTTACTTCTCAGATCAACttcttgaaaagaaaaaaaaaaagaaattatagggaaaaaaattatcttatattcacaaacttaattatttttttttattttgctttataCGAATAACGGGCTACATGTGTCCCATATGGGCTAGCCCGTATTTTAAACTGAATTTTATGATCGGGCTAAAAGCCATAAAAAAGAATCGGGCTAATATTTTAAGGTTCAAACTCTATATATATTCGGGTTTGGCAAGACAGCCAAACAAGTTAGTCCATTTTAACAGCTCTacatcaaaaaacaaaaattgtgtatttttttaataagaaattgtgtattttctttattatagttgcaaaacaaattatagtcaataattattaaaaaatattgtgtattTTCTTTACTACGTGTCTCTTAAATATGATTAGTCAATAAGGATGAAAATTTGACCCATCCACAGTGGGCACC
This portion of the Trifolium pratense cultivar HEN17-A07 linkage group LG3, ARS_RC_1.1, whole genome shotgun sequence genome encodes:
- the LOC123917554 gene encoding uncharacterized protein LOC123917554; this translates as MYVGNAALSYAELQQTRQNYTVAKEIYQHVLEGASELEKSGNVYLGGGNLNMEGLMMQAMCGLGQLGSHLSNFRKAEEHLTKALAKAELIYGETHPKVGVILTGMALMYRRKAIEEKSSSLVVQEGLYNKVAKILKFPAAESEGTDAAAPSVKRNDIVALASGGLAEVLNVQENRRSEGEKMKKLSESLWKNSRMSLDDFLGNTEANISPVVDARISRLL